One genomic region from Pyxicephalus adspersus chromosome 1, UCB_Pads_2.0, whole genome shotgun sequence encodes:
- the NACA gene encoding nascent polypeptide-associated complex subunit alpha isoform X13 — translation MPGEATETVPVAEQELHQPQAESATTPSTSGENTSAAATTEVAVAAVETVTQSPEMASEASQTATALAAAAVTPPAPETPPSDAPTTAVETHPAAPKQEVVPTTVAVTAAPAPKQEAVPIPVAAPAPKQYAVPTTIAVTASPASKQEAVPTPVAVTAAPAPKQETVTTPVAAAAPKQEVVPTTVEVTAAPAPKQEAMPATVAAPAPKQETVTTPVAAAAPKQEVVPTTVAVTAAPAPKQEAVPIPVVAAEPKQDAVPTTIAVTASPASKQEAVPTPVAVTAAPAPKQETVTTPVAAAAPKQEVVPTAVAVTAAAAPKQDDVPTTVAAPAPKQDVVPTAVAVTAAAAPKQEAVPTSVAVTAAAAPKKGAPATNVAVTKVPAPKKKTPATNVAVTEAPAPKKEVPATNVAVIEAPKKEAPAANATVTDTPAPKTVSPATNVAITEVPAPKKEAPATNVARAEASAPKQEAVPTTIAVNETPAPRTEAPSITAAVTEAPDSQTKPLPPNVPQGPVATSKAQALKTETPSANVPVTEAPGSGTDSDSDDSPPELEQDSTQTSTQQAQLAAAAEIDEEPVSKAKQSRSEKKARKAMSKLGLRQVTGVTRVTIRKSKNILFVITKPDVYKSPASDTYIVFGEAKIEDLSQQAQLAAAEKFKVQGEAVSNIQENTQTPTVQEESEEEEVDETGVEVKDIELVMSQANVSRAKAVRALKNNSNDIVNAIMELTM, via the exons ATGCCTGGTGAAGCCACAGAAACTGTCCCAGTTGCGGAACAAGAACTCCACCAGCCACAAGCTGAATCGG CAACTACTCCCTCaacttctggggagaatacttCTGCTGCTGCAACCACAGAAGTGGCAGTAGCAGCTGTGGAGACAGTCACCCAGAGTCCCGAGATGGCTAGTGAGGCGTCTCAGACGGCAACAGCACTGGCTGCAGCAGCCGTGACACCTCCAG CTCCGGAGACCCCTCCTTCTGATGCCCCAACAACAGCTGTAGAAACTCACCCTGCAG CGCCAAAGCAAGAGGTTGTGCCCACCACTGTTGCAGTTACAGCAGCTCCAG CACCAAAGCAAGAGGCTGTTCCCATCCCAGTTGCAGCTCCAG CACCAAAGCAATATGCTGTGCCCACCACTATTGCAGTTACAGCATCTCCAG CATCAAAGCAAGAGGCTGTGCCCACCCCTGTTGCAGTTACAGCAGCTCCAG CACCAAAGCAAGAGACTGTGACCACCCCTGTTGCAGCTGCAG CACCAAAGCAAGAGGTTGTGCCCACCACTGTTGAAGTTACAGCAGCTCCAG CACCAAAGCAAGAGGCTATGCCCGCCACTGTTGCAGCTCCAG CACCAAAGCAAGAGACTGTGACCACCCCTGTTGCAGCTGCAG CACCAAAGCAAGAGGTTGTGCCCACCACTGTTGCAGTTACAGCAGCTCCAG CACCAAAGCAAGAGGCTGTGCCCATCCCCGTTGTAGCTGCAG aACCAAAGCAAGATGCTGTGCCCACCACTATTGCAGTTACAGCATCTCCAG CATCAAAGCAAGAGGCTGTGCCCACCCCTGTTGCAGTTACAGCAGCTCCAG CACCAAAACAAGAGACTGTGACCACCCCTGTTGCAGCTGCAG CACCAAAGCAAGAGGTTGTGCCCACCGCTGTTGCAGTTACAGCAGCTGCAG CACCAAAGCAAGATGATGTGCCCACCACTGTTGCAGCTCCAG caccaaagCAGGATGTTGTGCCCACCGCTGTTGCAGTTACAGCAGCTGCAG cACCAAAGCAAGAGGCTGTGCCCACCAGTGTTGCAGTTACAGCAGCTGCAG CACCAAAGAAAGGGGCCCCTGCTACCAATGTTGCTGTTACCAAAGTTCCAG ctccCAAAAAAAAGACCCCGGCCACCAATGTTGCAGTAACTGAAGCTCCAG CTCCAAAGAAAGAGGTCCCAGCCACCAATGTTGCAGTTATTGAAG caccAAAGAAAGAGGCCCCAGCAGCTAATGCTACAGTCACTGACACTCCAG CTCCAAAGACAGTTTCCCCAGCAACCAATGTTGCAATTACTGAAGTTCCAG CTCCAAAGAAAGAGGCCCCAGCCACCAATGTTGCAAGAGCTGAAGCTTCAG CACCAAAGCAAGAGGCTGTACCCACCACCATTGCAGTTAATGAAACTCCAG ctCCAAGGACAGAGGCCCCGTCCATCACTGCTGCAGTTACTGAAGCCCCAG ACTCTCAAACTAAGCCGCTACCTCCAAATGTCCCTCAAGGTCCTGTTGCTACCTCCAAAGCTCAAG CACTTAAAACAGAGACCCCATCTGCCAATGTTCCGGTTACTGAAGCTCCAG GGTCAGGTACAGACTCAGACAGCGATGATTCTCCTCCAGAGCTGGAACAAGACTCCACACAAACTTCTACACAGCAGGCACAG CTTGCCGCAGCGGCAGAAATAGATGAAGAGCCTgtcagcaaagcaaaacagagcaGGAGTGAAAAGAAAGCAAGGAAG GCTATGTCAAAGTTGGGGCTTCGCCAGGTTACTGGGGTCACAAGAGTCACTATCCGAAAATCCAAGAACATCCTGTTTGTCATTACCAAACCAGATGTATACAAGAGCCCAGCATCTGACACATACATTGTCTTCGGAGAGGCCAAG ATTGAAGATCTCTCACAACAAGCCCAGCTTGCAGCTGCTGAAAAATTCAAGGTACAGGGAGAAGCAGTATCAAATATCCAGGAAAACACACAGACTCCCACAGTACAGGAGGAGAGCGAAGAGGAAGAG GTTGATGAGACCGGAGTAGAAGTGAAGGACATTGAGCTTGTAATGTCACAGGCGAACGTGTCTAGGGCGAAGGCTGTGCGCGCTCTGAAGAACAACAGCAATGACATAGTAAATGCTATCATG GAATTGACGATGTGA
- the NACA gene encoding nascent polypeptide-associated complex subunit alpha isoform X8, whose translation MPGEATETVPVAEQELHQPQAESATTPSTSGENTSAAATTEVAVAAVETVTQSPEMASEASQTATALAAAAVTPPAPETPPSDAPTTAVETHPAAPKQEVVPTTVAVTAAPAPKQEAVPIPVAAPAPKQYAVPTTIAVTASPASKQEAVPTPVAVTAAPAPKQETVTTPVAAAAPKQEVVPTTVEVTAAPAPKQEAMPATVAAPAPKQETVTTPVAAAAPKQEVVPTTVAVTAAPAPKQEAVPIPVVAAEPKQDAVPTTIAVTASPASKQEAVPTPVAVTAAPAPKQETVTTPVAAAAPKQEVVPTAVAVTAAAAPKQDDVPTTVAAPAPKQDVVPTAVAVTAAAAPKQEAVPTSVAVTAAAAPKKGAPATNVAVTKVPAPKKKTPATNVAVTEAPAPKKEVPATNVAVIEAPKKEAPAANATVTDTPAPKTVSPATNVAITEVPAPKKEAPATNVARAEASAPKQEAVPTTIAVNETPAPRTEAPSITAAVTEAPDSQTKPLPPNVPQGPVATSKAQARKKKPLPVDATKPNIVKTKASALKTETPSANVPVTEAPAPNKVPTSPEAVLKPNIGSKAPETKVPVSDVQTSGSGTDSDSDDSPPELEQDSTQTSTQQAQLAAAAEIDEEPVSKAKQSRSEKKARKAMSKLGLRQVTGVTRVTIRKSKNILFVITKPDVYKSPASDTYIVFGEAKIEDLSQQAQLAAAEKFKVQGEAVSNIQENTQTPTVQEESEEEEVDETGVEVKDIELVMSQANVSRAKAVRALKNNSNDIVNAIMELTM comes from the exons ATGCCTGGTGAAGCCACAGAAACTGTCCCAGTTGCGGAACAAGAACTCCACCAGCCACAAGCTGAATCGG CAACTACTCCCTCaacttctggggagaatacttCTGCTGCTGCAACCACAGAAGTGGCAGTAGCAGCTGTGGAGACAGTCACCCAGAGTCCCGAGATGGCTAGTGAGGCGTCTCAGACGGCAACAGCACTGGCTGCAGCAGCCGTGACACCTCCAG CTCCGGAGACCCCTCCTTCTGATGCCCCAACAACAGCTGTAGAAACTCACCCTGCAG CGCCAAAGCAAGAGGTTGTGCCCACCACTGTTGCAGTTACAGCAGCTCCAG CACCAAAGCAAGAGGCTGTTCCCATCCCAGTTGCAGCTCCAG CACCAAAGCAATATGCTGTGCCCACCACTATTGCAGTTACAGCATCTCCAG CATCAAAGCAAGAGGCTGTGCCCACCCCTGTTGCAGTTACAGCAGCTCCAG CACCAAAGCAAGAGACTGTGACCACCCCTGTTGCAGCTGCAG CACCAAAGCAAGAGGTTGTGCCCACCACTGTTGAAGTTACAGCAGCTCCAG CACCAAAGCAAGAGGCTATGCCCGCCACTGTTGCAGCTCCAG CACCAAAGCAAGAGACTGTGACCACCCCTGTTGCAGCTGCAG CACCAAAGCAAGAGGTTGTGCCCACCACTGTTGCAGTTACAGCAGCTCCAG CACCAAAGCAAGAGGCTGTGCCCATCCCCGTTGTAGCTGCAG aACCAAAGCAAGATGCTGTGCCCACCACTATTGCAGTTACAGCATCTCCAG CATCAAAGCAAGAGGCTGTGCCCACCCCTGTTGCAGTTACAGCAGCTCCAG CACCAAAACAAGAGACTGTGACCACCCCTGTTGCAGCTGCAG CACCAAAGCAAGAGGTTGTGCCCACCGCTGTTGCAGTTACAGCAGCTGCAG CACCAAAGCAAGATGATGTGCCCACCACTGTTGCAGCTCCAG caccaaagCAGGATGTTGTGCCCACCGCTGTTGCAGTTACAGCAGCTGCAG cACCAAAGCAAGAGGCTGTGCCCACCAGTGTTGCAGTTACAGCAGCTGCAG CACCAAAGAAAGGGGCCCCTGCTACCAATGTTGCTGTTACCAAAGTTCCAG ctccCAAAAAAAAGACCCCGGCCACCAATGTTGCAGTAACTGAAGCTCCAG CTCCAAAGAAAGAGGTCCCAGCCACCAATGTTGCAGTTATTGAAG caccAAAGAAAGAGGCCCCAGCAGCTAATGCTACAGTCACTGACACTCCAG CTCCAAAGACAGTTTCCCCAGCAACCAATGTTGCAATTACTGAAGTTCCAG CTCCAAAGAAAGAGGCCCCAGCCACCAATGTTGCAAGAGCTGAAGCTTCAG CACCAAAGCAAGAGGCTGTACCCACCACCATTGCAGTTAATGAAACTCCAG ctCCAAGGACAGAGGCCCCGTCCATCACTGCTGCAGTTACTGAAGCCCCAG ACTCTCAAACTAAGCCGCTACCTCCAAATGTCCCTCAAGGTCCTGTTGCTACCTCCAAAGCTCAAG CTCGAAAGAAGAAACCTTTACCTGTTGATGCTACTAAACCTAATATTGTAAAAACCAAAGCCTCAG CACTTAAAACAGAGACCCCATCTGCCAATGTTCCGGTTACTGAAGCTCCAG CTCCAAATAAAGTGCCCACTTCCCCTGAAGCGGTCTTAAAGCCCAATATTGGATCCAAAGCTCCAG AAACCAAAGTCCCAGTTTCTGATGTGCAGACTTCAG GGTCAGGTACAGACTCAGACAGCGATGATTCTCCTCCAGAGCTGGAACAAGACTCCACACAAACTTCTACACAGCAGGCACAG CTTGCCGCAGCGGCAGAAATAGATGAAGAGCCTgtcagcaaagcaaaacagagcaGGAGTGAAAAGAAAGCAAGGAAG GCTATGTCAAAGTTGGGGCTTCGCCAGGTTACTGGGGTCACAAGAGTCACTATCCGAAAATCCAAGAACATCCTGTTTGTCATTACCAAACCAGATGTATACAAGAGCCCAGCATCTGACACATACATTGTCTTCGGAGAGGCCAAG ATTGAAGATCTCTCACAACAAGCCCAGCTTGCAGCTGCTGAAAAATTCAAGGTACAGGGAGAAGCAGTATCAAATATCCAGGAAAACACACAGACTCCCACAGTACAGGAGGAGAGCGAAGAGGAAGAG GTTGATGAGACCGGAGTAGAAGTGAAGGACATTGAGCTTGTAATGTCACAGGCGAACGTGTCTAGGGCGAAGGCTGTGCGCGCTCTGAAGAACAACAGCAATGACATAGTAAATGCTATCATG GAATTGACGATGTGA
- the NACA gene encoding nascent polypeptide-associated complex subunit alpha isoform X5 yields MPGEATETVPVAEQELHQPQAESATTPSTSGENTSAAATTEVAVAAVETVTQSPEMASEASQTATALAAAAVTPPAPETPPSDAPTTAVETHPAAPKQEVVPTTVAVTAAPAPKQEAVPIPVAAPAPKQYAVPTTIAVTASPASKQEAVPTPVAVTAAPAPKQETVTTPVAAAAPKQEVVPTTVEVTAAPAPKQEAMPATVAAPAPKQETVTTPVAAAAPKQEVVPTTVAVTAAPAPKQEAVPIPVVAAEPKQDAVPTTIAVTASPASKQEAVPTPVAVTAAPAPKQETVTTPVAAAAPKQEVVPTAVAVTAAAAPKQDDVPTTVAAPAPKQDVVPTAVAVTAAAAPKQEAVPTSVAVTAAAAPKKGAPATNVAVTKVPAPKKKTPATNVAVTEAPAPKKEVPATNVAVIEAPKKEAPAANATVTDTPAPKTVSPATNVAITEVPAPKKEAPATNVARAEASAPKQEAVPTTIAVNETPAPRTEAPSITAAVTEAPDSQTKPLPPNVPQGPVATSKAQALKTETPSANVPVTEAPETKVPVSDVQTSASKAESVTSSTQPTPELGATSPAKELTPSAALPSLEPVPSVSLSSVSPASAPETAPPAEDEEMPPLIPPEIPAEETVFQPVVVDVAPPKPPVAPTLKEPVLKNDKGSGTDSDSDDSPPELEQDSTQTSTQQAQLAAAAEIDEEPVSKAKQSRSEKKARKAMSKLGLRQVTGVTRVTIRKSKNILFVITKPDVYKSPASDTYIVFGEAKIEDLSQQAQLAAAEKFKVQGEAVSNIQENTQTPTVQEESEEEEVDETGVEVKDIELVMSQANVSRAKAVRALKNNSNDIVNAIMELTM; encoded by the exons ATGCCTGGTGAAGCCACAGAAACTGTCCCAGTTGCGGAACAAGAACTCCACCAGCCACAAGCTGAATCGG CAACTACTCCCTCaacttctggggagaatacttCTGCTGCTGCAACCACAGAAGTGGCAGTAGCAGCTGTGGAGACAGTCACCCAGAGTCCCGAGATGGCTAGTGAGGCGTCTCAGACGGCAACAGCACTGGCTGCAGCAGCCGTGACACCTCCAG CTCCGGAGACCCCTCCTTCTGATGCCCCAACAACAGCTGTAGAAACTCACCCTGCAG CGCCAAAGCAAGAGGTTGTGCCCACCACTGTTGCAGTTACAGCAGCTCCAG CACCAAAGCAAGAGGCTGTTCCCATCCCAGTTGCAGCTCCAG CACCAAAGCAATATGCTGTGCCCACCACTATTGCAGTTACAGCATCTCCAG CATCAAAGCAAGAGGCTGTGCCCACCCCTGTTGCAGTTACAGCAGCTCCAG CACCAAAGCAAGAGACTGTGACCACCCCTGTTGCAGCTGCAG CACCAAAGCAAGAGGTTGTGCCCACCACTGTTGAAGTTACAGCAGCTCCAG CACCAAAGCAAGAGGCTATGCCCGCCACTGTTGCAGCTCCAG CACCAAAGCAAGAGACTGTGACCACCCCTGTTGCAGCTGCAG CACCAAAGCAAGAGGTTGTGCCCACCACTGTTGCAGTTACAGCAGCTCCAG CACCAAAGCAAGAGGCTGTGCCCATCCCCGTTGTAGCTGCAG aACCAAAGCAAGATGCTGTGCCCACCACTATTGCAGTTACAGCATCTCCAG CATCAAAGCAAGAGGCTGTGCCCACCCCTGTTGCAGTTACAGCAGCTCCAG CACCAAAACAAGAGACTGTGACCACCCCTGTTGCAGCTGCAG CACCAAAGCAAGAGGTTGTGCCCACCGCTGTTGCAGTTACAGCAGCTGCAG CACCAAAGCAAGATGATGTGCCCACCACTGTTGCAGCTCCAG caccaaagCAGGATGTTGTGCCCACCGCTGTTGCAGTTACAGCAGCTGCAG cACCAAAGCAAGAGGCTGTGCCCACCAGTGTTGCAGTTACAGCAGCTGCAG CACCAAAGAAAGGGGCCCCTGCTACCAATGTTGCTGTTACCAAAGTTCCAG ctccCAAAAAAAAGACCCCGGCCACCAATGTTGCAGTAACTGAAGCTCCAG CTCCAAAGAAAGAGGTCCCAGCCACCAATGTTGCAGTTATTGAAG caccAAAGAAAGAGGCCCCAGCAGCTAATGCTACAGTCACTGACACTCCAG CTCCAAAGACAGTTTCCCCAGCAACCAATGTTGCAATTACTGAAGTTCCAG CTCCAAAGAAAGAGGCCCCAGCCACCAATGTTGCAAGAGCTGAAGCTTCAG CACCAAAGCAAGAGGCTGTACCCACCACCATTGCAGTTAATGAAACTCCAG ctCCAAGGACAGAGGCCCCGTCCATCACTGCTGCAGTTACTGAAGCCCCAG ACTCTCAAACTAAGCCGCTACCTCCAAATGTCCCTCAAGGTCCTGTTGCTACCTCCAAAGCTCAAG CACTTAAAACAGAGACCCCATCTGCCAATGTTCCGGTTACTGAAGCTCCAG AAACCAAAGTCCCAGTTTCTGATGTGCAGACTTCAG CTAGTAAAGCTGAGAGCGTTACCTCTTCTACGCAGCCTACTCCAGAGCTAGGTGCAACAAGCCCTGCCAAAGAGCTAACCCCTTCTGCTGCTTTGCCTTCTTTAGAACCTGTGCCATCTGTTTCTCTTTCCTCTGTTTCTCCTGCTTCTGCCCCTGAAACTGCACCCCCTGCTGAAGATGAGGAAATGCCACCCCTAATTCCTCCAGAGATTCCTGCTGAGGAGACAGTCTTCCAGCCTGTTGTGGTGGATGTCGCTCCTCCCAAACCTCCTGTTGCTCCCACTTTGAAGGAGCCTGTGCTGAAGAATGACAAGG GGTCAGGTACAGACTCAGACAGCGATGATTCTCCTCCAGAGCTGGAACAAGACTCCACACAAACTTCTACACAGCAGGCACAG CTTGCCGCAGCGGCAGAAATAGATGAAGAGCCTgtcagcaaagcaaaacagagcaGGAGTGAAAAGAAAGCAAGGAAG GCTATGTCAAAGTTGGGGCTTCGCCAGGTTACTGGGGTCACAAGAGTCACTATCCGAAAATCCAAGAACATCCTGTTTGTCATTACCAAACCAGATGTATACAAGAGCCCAGCATCTGACACATACATTGTCTTCGGAGAGGCCAAG ATTGAAGATCTCTCACAACAAGCCCAGCTTGCAGCTGCTGAAAAATTCAAGGTACAGGGAGAAGCAGTATCAAATATCCAGGAAAACACACAGACTCCCACAGTACAGGAGGAGAGCGAAGAGGAAGAG GTTGATGAGACCGGAGTAGAAGTGAAGGACATTGAGCTTGTAATGTCACAGGCGAACGTGTCTAGGGCGAAGGCTGTGCGCGCTCTGAAGAACAACAGCAATGACATAGTAAATGCTATCATG GAATTGACGATGTGA
- the NACA gene encoding nascent polypeptide-associated complex subunit alpha isoform X6 — translation MPGEATETVPVAEQELHQPQAESATTPSTSGENTSAAATTEVAVAAVETVTQSPEMASEASQTATALAAAAVTPPAPETPPSDAPTTAVETHPAAPKQEVVPTTVAVTAAPAPKQEAVPIPVAAPAPKQYAVPTTIAVTASPASKQEAVPTPVAVTAAPAPKQETVTTPVAAAAPKQEVVPTTVEVTAAPAPKQEAMPATVAAPAPKQETVTTPVAAAAPKQEVVPTTVAVTAAPAPKQEAVPIPVVAAEPKQDAVPTTIAVTASPASKQEAVPTPVAVTAAPAPKQETVTTPVAAAAPKQEVVPTAVAVTAAAAPKQDDVPTTVAAPAPKQDVVPTAVAVTAAAAPKQEAVPTSVAVTAAAAPKKGAPATNVAVTKVPAPKKKTPATNVAVTEAPAPKKEVPATNVAVIEAPKKEAPAANATVTDTPAPKTVSPATNVAITEVPAPKKEAPATNVARAEASAPKQEAVPTTIAVNETPAPRTEAPSITAAVTEAPALKTETPSANVPVTEAPETKVPVSDVQTSASKAESVTSSTQPTPELGATSPAKELTPSAALPSLEPVPSVSLSSVSPASAPETAPPAEDEEMPPLIPPEIPAEETVFQPVVVDVAPPKPPVAPTLKEPVLKNDKGSGTDSDSDDSPPELEQDSTQTSTQQAQLAAAAEIDEEPVSKAKQSRSEKKARKAMSKLGLRQVTGVTRVTIRKSKNILFVITKPDVYKSPASDTYIVFGEAKIEDLSQQAQLAAAEKFKVQGEAVSNIQENTQTPTVQEESEEEEVDETGVEVKDIELVMSQANVSRAKAVRALKNNSNDIVNAIMELTM, via the exons ATGCCTGGTGAAGCCACAGAAACTGTCCCAGTTGCGGAACAAGAACTCCACCAGCCACAAGCTGAATCGG CAACTACTCCCTCaacttctggggagaatacttCTGCTGCTGCAACCACAGAAGTGGCAGTAGCAGCTGTGGAGACAGTCACCCAGAGTCCCGAGATGGCTAGTGAGGCGTCTCAGACGGCAACAGCACTGGCTGCAGCAGCCGTGACACCTCCAG CTCCGGAGACCCCTCCTTCTGATGCCCCAACAACAGCTGTAGAAACTCACCCTGCAG CGCCAAAGCAAGAGGTTGTGCCCACCACTGTTGCAGTTACAGCAGCTCCAG CACCAAAGCAAGAGGCTGTTCCCATCCCAGTTGCAGCTCCAG CACCAAAGCAATATGCTGTGCCCACCACTATTGCAGTTACAGCATCTCCAG CATCAAAGCAAGAGGCTGTGCCCACCCCTGTTGCAGTTACAGCAGCTCCAG CACCAAAGCAAGAGACTGTGACCACCCCTGTTGCAGCTGCAG CACCAAAGCAAGAGGTTGTGCCCACCACTGTTGAAGTTACAGCAGCTCCAG CACCAAAGCAAGAGGCTATGCCCGCCACTGTTGCAGCTCCAG CACCAAAGCAAGAGACTGTGACCACCCCTGTTGCAGCTGCAG CACCAAAGCAAGAGGTTGTGCCCACCACTGTTGCAGTTACAGCAGCTCCAG CACCAAAGCAAGAGGCTGTGCCCATCCCCGTTGTAGCTGCAG aACCAAAGCAAGATGCTGTGCCCACCACTATTGCAGTTACAGCATCTCCAG CATCAAAGCAAGAGGCTGTGCCCACCCCTGTTGCAGTTACAGCAGCTCCAG CACCAAAACAAGAGACTGTGACCACCCCTGTTGCAGCTGCAG CACCAAAGCAAGAGGTTGTGCCCACCGCTGTTGCAGTTACAGCAGCTGCAG CACCAAAGCAAGATGATGTGCCCACCACTGTTGCAGCTCCAG caccaaagCAGGATGTTGTGCCCACCGCTGTTGCAGTTACAGCAGCTGCAG cACCAAAGCAAGAGGCTGTGCCCACCAGTGTTGCAGTTACAGCAGCTGCAG CACCAAAGAAAGGGGCCCCTGCTACCAATGTTGCTGTTACCAAAGTTCCAG ctccCAAAAAAAAGACCCCGGCCACCAATGTTGCAGTAACTGAAGCTCCAG CTCCAAAGAAAGAGGTCCCAGCCACCAATGTTGCAGTTATTGAAG caccAAAGAAAGAGGCCCCAGCAGCTAATGCTACAGTCACTGACACTCCAG CTCCAAAGACAGTTTCCCCAGCAACCAATGTTGCAATTACTGAAGTTCCAG CTCCAAAGAAAGAGGCCCCAGCCACCAATGTTGCAAGAGCTGAAGCTTCAG CACCAAAGCAAGAGGCTGTACCCACCACCATTGCAGTTAATGAAACTCCAG ctCCAAGGACAGAGGCCCCGTCCATCACTGCTGCAGTTACTGAAGCCCCAG CACTTAAAACAGAGACCCCATCTGCCAATGTTCCGGTTACTGAAGCTCCAG AAACCAAAGTCCCAGTTTCTGATGTGCAGACTTCAG CTAGTAAAGCTGAGAGCGTTACCTCTTCTACGCAGCCTACTCCAGAGCTAGGTGCAACAAGCCCTGCCAAAGAGCTAACCCCTTCTGCTGCTTTGCCTTCTTTAGAACCTGTGCCATCTGTTTCTCTTTCCTCTGTTTCTCCTGCTTCTGCCCCTGAAACTGCACCCCCTGCTGAAGATGAGGAAATGCCACCCCTAATTCCTCCAGAGATTCCTGCTGAGGAGACAGTCTTCCAGCCTGTTGTGGTGGATGTCGCTCCTCCCAAACCTCCTGTTGCTCCCACTTTGAAGGAGCCTGTGCTGAAGAATGACAAGG GGTCAGGTACAGACTCAGACAGCGATGATTCTCCTCCAGAGCTGGAACAAGACTCCACACAAACTTCTACACAGCAGGCACAG CTTGCCGCAGCGGCAGAAATAGATGAAGAGCCTgtcagcaaagcaaaacagagcaGGAGTGAAAAGAAAGCAAGGAAG GCTATGTCAAAGTTGGGGCTTCGCCAGGTTACTGGGGTCACAAGAGTCACTATCCGAAAATCCAAGAACATCCTGTTTGTCATTACCAAACCAGATGTATACAAGAGCCCAGCATCTGACACATACATTGTCTTCGGAGAGGCCAAG ATTGAAGATCTCTCACAACAAGCCCAGCTTGCAGCTGCTGAAAAATTCAAGGTACAGGGAGAAGCAGTATCAAATATCCAGGAAAACACACAGACTCCCACAGTACAGGAGGAGAGCGAAGAGGAAGAG GTTGATGAGACCGGAGTAGAAGTGAAGGACATTGAGCTTGTAATGTCACAGGCGAACGTGTCTAGGGCGAAGGCTGTGCGCGCTCTGAAGAACAACAGCAATGACATAGTAAATGCTATCATG GAATTGACGATGTGA